One window of Erwinia aphidicola genomic DNA carries:
- a CDS encoding DMT family transporter, protein MKKFYLVGFLALLMFDTLAQVSFKLAALHAAPLTLDAAWLLRLFSQLWIYAALLGYAGAFFTWMNLLRSAPLGPAFAASHLEILSVTLVSVWLFDDALTLVKALGGLLILAGVLCLAKGEAVAQSA, encoded by the coding sequence ATGAAAAAGTTTTACCTGGTCGGTTTTCTGGCGCTACTGATGTTCGATACGCTGGCGCAGGTCAGTTTTAAGCTTGCCGCACTTCACGCGGCCCCACTGACGCTGGATGCGGCATGGCTGTTACGTCTATTTAGCCAGCTATGGATTTACGCTGCGCTTCTCGGCTATGCCGGGGCATTCTTTACCTGGATGAATTTGCTGAGGTCTGCCCCACTCGGCCCGGCGTTTGCCGCCTCGCACCTTGAGATCCTCAGCGTGACGCTGGTTTCCGTCTGGCTGTTCGATGATGCGTTAACGCTGGTCAAAGCCCTTGGCGGCCTGTTGATTCTCGCCGGCGTACTCTGCCTGGCGAAAGGGGAAGCGGTGGCTCAGTCAGCATAA
- a CDS encoding HPr family phosphocarrier protein, whose amino-acid sequence MPKFAANLSTLFNEVPFMERFDAAAQAGFRGVEFLFPYEYDAAQLKQALSRNRLELVLFNTAPGNTAAGEWGVSAIPGREEDARRDIDNALEYALALDCRQVHIMAAVVPEGADRQAYCRTFIDNVRYAADKFAPHGVRILLEALNPQTKPGYLYSSQYQVLEMVKRIDRPGVYSQLDLFHAQRVDGNLSHLITAFAGQYQHIQIASAPDRHEPDEGEINYPWLFDLLDRSGYQGWIGCEYFPRTTTLEGLGWFSAYK is encoded by the coding sequence ATGCCTAAGTTTGCTGCTAACCTCTCGACCCTGTTTAACGAAGTTCCCTTTATGGAGCGCTTCGACGCCGCGGCGCAGGCCGGTTTTCGTGGGGTGGAGTTTCTGTTTCCCTATGAGTATGACGCCGCGCAGCTGAAGCAGGCGTTATCGCGCAATCGGCTTGAGCTGGTGCTGTTTAATACCGCACCGGGCAACACTGCCGCCGGGGAGTGGGGCGTTTCCGCCATCCCGGGGCGTGAAGAGGATGCGCGTCGCGATATCGATAACGCGCTGGAGTACGCGCTGGCGCTTGACTGTCGCCAGGTGCATATCATGGCGGCAGTGGTGCCGGAGGGGGCCGATCGCCAGGCGTACTGCCGCACCTTTATCGACAACGTGCGCTATGCCGCCGATAAGTTTGCTCCGCACGGCGTGCGCATTCTGCTGGAAGCGTTAAATCCCCAAACCAAGCCGGGCTATCTCTACTCAAGCCAGTACCAAGTGCTGGAGATGGTGAAGCGCATCGACCGGCCTGGCGTGTACAGCCAGCTCGATCTGTTCCACGCGCAGCGGGTGGACGGCAATTTAAGCCACCTGATCACCGCGTTTGCCGGGCAGTACCAGCATATTCAGATCGCCTCTGCCCCGGATCGTCACGAGCCGGATGAAGGCGAGATCAATTATCCCTGGCTGTTCGATCTGCTGGACCGCAGCGGGTATCAGGGCTGGATCGGCTGCGAATATTTCCCACGAACCACCACGCTGGAAGGACTGGGCTGGTTCTCAGCCTATAAATAA
- a CDS encoding EamA family transporter has product MSRLTLLLWLLTTLLDCCGQLAFKTAALSSAHSSGTQPWRYMLARPWVWLGFVSYAVQFLLWLAFLSRVALSQAVLLASINVVAIMLAARWCFNERLTRWRLAGMLLISLGVIIVGLG; this is encoded by the coding sequence ATGAGCCGCCTGACGCTGCTGCTGTGGCTACTGACTACCCTGCTCGACTGCTGCGGGCAGCTCGCCTTTAAGACCGCAGCGCTAAGCAGCGCCCACAGCTCAGGCACGCAGCCGTGGCGTTATATGCTGGCCCGCCCCTGGGTCTGGCTGGGCTTTGTCAGTTACGCAGTCCAGTTTCTGCTGTGGCTGGCATTTCTCTCGCGGGTCGCGCTGTCGCAGGCCGTGCTGCTGGCATCGATTAACGTGGTAGCGATCATGCTGGCAGCCCGCTGGTGCTTTAACGAACGTCTTACTCGCTGGCGGCTGGCCGGCATGCTGTTGATTTCACTCGGCGTTATTATCGTGGGGCTCGGCTGA
- the ltnD gene encoding L-threonate dehydrogenase, translated as MSNATSMSVCVVGLGSMGMGAAQSCIKAGLKTYGVDLNPTALQTLRDSGAVAAEPRADSFAAQLDAVVLLVVNAAQVKQILFSESGLAAKLKPGTAVMVSSTISSQDALAIEQQLAAHQLIMLDAPVSGGAAKAASGEMTVMASGSEQAFTLLQPVLDAVAGKVYRIGAEIGLGSTVKIIHQLLAGVHIAAGAEAMALAARAGIPLDTMYDVVTNAAGNSWMFENRMRHVVDGDYSPKSAVDIFVKDLGLVADTAKALHFPLPLASTAFNMFTSASNAGYGREDDSAVIKIFSGITLPGKKEQE; from the coding sequence ATGTCAAACGCAACATCTATGTCGGTCTGTGTCGTTGGCCTCGGTTCTATGGGGATGGGTGCGGCGCAATCCTGTATTAAAGCTGGCCTGAAAACTTACGGCGTCGATCTCAACCCGACCGCGCTGCAAACCCTGCGCGACAGCGGTGCCGTGGCTGCCGAACCCCGCGCCGATAGCTTTGCCGCGCAGCTGGACGCCGTCGTGCTGCTGGTGGTGAATGCCGCACAGGTGAAGCAGATCCTGTTTAGCGAGAGCGGGCTGGCAGCAAAGCTGAAGCCGGGAACGGCGGTCATGGTCTCCTCGACCATCTCTTCTCAGGATGCGCTGGCGATTGAACAGCAGCTGGCGGCCCATCAGCTGATCATGCTGGATGCGCCGGTTTCCGGCGGAGCGGCTAAGGCAGCTAGCGGTGAGATGACGGTGATGGCCTCCGGTAGCGAGCAGGCGTTTACGCTGCTGCAACCGGTGCTGGATGCGGTGGCGGGCAAGGTATATCGCATCGGCGCGGAAATCGGCCTCGGCTCGACCGTGAAAATTATTCATCAGCTGCTGGCAGGCGTGCATATCGCTGCCGGGGCTGAAGCGATGGCGCTCGCCGCCCGGGCCGGTATCCCACTTGATACCATGTATGACGTAGTGACTAACGCGGCGGGTAACTCCTGGATGTTTGAAAACCGCATGCGCCACGTGGTTGATGGCGACTACTCGCCAAAATCTGCGGTCGACATCTTTGTGAAAGATCTTGGCCTGGTTGCCGACACCGCCAAAGCACTGCACTTCCCGCTGCCGCTGGCCTCCACCGCTTTTAATATGTTCACCTCCGCCAGCAACGCAGGCTATGGCCGTGAAGATGACAGCGCGGTGATCAAAATTTTCAGCGGCATTACGCTGCCGGGTAAAAAGGAGCAGGAATAA
- the otnC gene encoding 3-oxo-tetronate 4-phosphate decarboxylase produces MTEQQAREEMVRLGASFFQRGYATGSAGNLSMRLEDGTLLATPTGSCLGELVADRLSKVTPEGEWIGGDKPSKEISFHRAIYLNNPQAGAIVHLHCLYLTALSCLEGLDTQNCIRPFTPYVVMRVGDVPVVPYYRPGDARLGEDLAKLAPHYKAFLLANHGPVVVGKTLREAADNTEELEETARLIFTLGDRPIRYLNDAEVAELRS; encoded by the coding sequence ATGACAGAGCAACAGGCACGTGAAGAGATGGTGCGATTAGGCGCCTCGTTTTTCCAGCGCGGTTATGCCACCGGCTCGGCAGGTAATTTATCGATGCGTCTGGAAGATGGCACCCTGCTGGCGACGCCGACCGGGTCCTGTCTTGGCGAACTGGTCGCCGATCGCTTATCAAAAGTGACGCCGGAAGGGGAGTGGATTGGTGGGGATAAACCCTCGAAAGAGATCAGCTTCCACCGGGCTATCTACCTCAACAACCCGCAAGCCGGGGCGATTGTGCATCTGCACTGCCTCTACCTGACCGCGCTCTCCTGCCTGGAAGGGTTGGATACCCAGAACTGCATTCGCCCGTTCACGCCGTATGTGGTGATGCGCGTCGGCGATGTGCCGGTGGTGCCCTATTACCGTCCGGGCGATGCACGGCTGGGAGAGGATCTCGCGAAACTGGCTCCGCACTATAAGGCATTCCTGCTGGCTAACCACGGCCCGGTGGTGGTGGGGAAAACCCTGCGCGAAGCGGCAGATAATACCGAAGAGCTGGAAGAGACTGCCCGGCTGATCTTTACCCTGGGCGACCGCCCGATTCGATATCTCAACGATGCCGAAGTGGCTGAATTACGGAGCTGA
- the otnK gene encoding 3-oxo-tetronate kinase, whose amino-acid sequence MRLGVIADDFTGATDIASFLVQNGMSTVQVNGVPAEALELNANAIVVSLKSRSCAPEKAVADSLQALQWLQQQGCERFYFKYCSTFDSTAQGNIGPVTDALLDALGESQTIISPSLPVNGRTVYQGHLFVMDQLLSDSGMRHHPVTPMTDSNLLRLMEAQSRGKAGLVASPTLDRGAAAVRAALSALQEQGVRYVVLDALNEQHLLTQGEALRDMRLVTGGSGLAIGLARQWANAAHDSAQAQAAGAPQGERAVVLSGSCSTMTNRQVARYRQQAAAQAVDVERALNQREEYAIALCDWVAEHETDALAPLLFATAEPQVLQRIQQQYGAQNSSEAIEQLFAAVVRELQQRGWQRFIVAGGETSGVVAQTLGIHAFHIGPAISPGVPWVRGVGQPVSLALKSGNFGDENFFARAQTEFTV is encoded by the coding sequence ATGCGTCTTGGTGTGATTGCAGATGATTTTACCGGGGCGACCGATATCGCCAGCTTCCTGGTGCAGAACGGCATGTCCACCGTACAGGTGAATGGCGTGCCTGCTGAGGCGCTGGAGCTAAACGCCAATGCGATTGTGGTCAGCCTGAAGTCGCGCTCCTGTGCGCCTGAAAAAGCGGTGGCAGATTCTCTCCAGGCGTTGCAGTGGCTACAGCAGCAGGGCTGCGAGCGCTTCTATTTTAAATACTGCTCCACCTTCGACAGCACCGCTCAGGGCAATATTGGCCCGGTGACCGACGCGCTGCTGGATGCGCTGGGTGAATCGCAAACCATTATCTCCCCGTCGCTGCCGGTCAATGGCCGCACGGTGTATCAGGGGCATCTGTTCGTGATGGACCAGCTGCTGTCCGATTCCGGCATGCGCCACCATCCGGTGACGCCGATGACCGACAGTAATCTGCTGCGCCTGATGGAAGCGCAGAGTCGCGGTAAGGCAGGACTGGTTGCCAGCCCGACGCTGGATCGCGGGGCCGCTGCCGTGCGCGCAGCGCTGAGCGCGCTGCAAGAGCAGGGTGTGCGCTACGTGGTGCTGGATGCGCTGAATGAACAGCATCTGCTGACCCAGGGCGAAGCGCTGCGCGACATGCGGCTGGTCACCGGCGGTTCCGGGCTGGCAATCGGCCTGGCGCGCCAGTGGGCCAACGCAGCGCACGACAGCGCTCAGGCTCAGGCCGCGGGTGCGCCGCAGGGCGAGCGTGCCGTGGTGCTCTCTGGCTCCTGCTCAACCATGACTAACCGCCAGGTAGCGCGCTATCGCCAGCAGGCGGCGGCGCAGGCGGTAGATGTTGAACGTGCGCTCAACCAGCGGGAAGAGTATGCCATCGCGCTATGCGACTGGGTGGCTGAGCATGAAACTGACGCGCTGGCCCCGCTGCTGTTTGCCACCGCCGAACCGCAAGTGCTGCAGCGTATTCAGCAGCAGTACGGCGCCCAGAACAGCAGCGAAGCGATTGAACAGCTGTTTGCTGCCGTGGTGCGCGAACTGCAGCAGCGCGGCTGGCAGCGCTTTATCGTCGCAGGGGGCGAAACTTCCGGCGTGGTGGCACAGACGCTGGGCATTCATGCCTTCCATATTGGCCCGGCCATCTCTCCCGGCGTTCCCTGGGTGCGCGGCGTCGGGCAGCCGGTTTCGCTGGCGCTCAAATCCGGTAATTTCGGCGATGAAAACTTTTTTGCCCGCGCACAGACGGAGTTCACAGTATGA
- a CDS encoding GntP family transporter, with amino-acid sequence MSTALLLTIAVASVLILLLLVIKIKIHPFVALLVVSLMVAMATGIPADNIMKVIVSGMGGLLGSITIIIVLGAMLGAIIEASGGAESLAQRFTHTLGIKRTVAALTMAAFILGIPVFFEVGFIIVIPLIYGFTKVARVSPLKYGLPMAGVMLTVHVALPTHPGAAAAAGLLGTDMGWLMLLGIAISIPVGVVGYFVAKAMNRRQYHLSLSVLEQLQLAKPENSPRQNQEKPPGALLISSLIVVPIVLIVVGTLAHTVLPEGNTLRQLLTLIGTPAIALLIALALSAWLLGLRRGWSRDKLSDMLDRAIPSSAGVILVAGAGGAFGKVLVESGVGKALALSLETIHLPLIPAAFILSLALRASQGSATVAILTTSGLLTQAVAGISDIQLVLVTLSACFGALGLSHVNDAGFWVVTRYLGLSVADGLKTWTVLTTAMGLTGFVLVWLLSALL; translated from the coding sequence ATGTCCACCGCCCTGCTCTTAACCATTGCTGTGGCCAGCGTGCTGATACTGCTGCTGCTGGTGATTAAAATAAAGATCCACCCGTTTGTCGCTCTGCTGGTTGTCAGCCTGATGGTGGCGATGGCTACCGGCATCCCGGCAGATAATATTATGAAAGTGATCGTCTCAGGAATGGGCGGTCTGCTGGGGTCTATCACCATCATCATTGTGCTGGGGGCGATGCTCGGCGCAATTATTGAAGCCTCCGGCGGAGCAGAATCGCTGGCGCAGCGCTTTACCCATACGCTGGGGATTAAACGCACCGTCGCGGCGCTCACCATGGCAGCATTTATTCTGGGTATTCCGGTCTTTTTTGAAGTCGGTTTTATTATTGTTATTCCACTGATCTACGGTTTTACCAAAGTGGCCCGCGTCTCGCCGCTGAAGTATGGCCTGCCAATGGCGGGCGTGATGCTGACCGTTCATGTGGCGCTGCCGACTCACCCCGGCGCTGCGGCCGCGGCCGGACTGCTGGGGACCGACATGGGCTGGCTGATGCTGCTGGGGATTGCGATATCGATCCCGGTGGGCGTGGTGGGGTACTTCGTGGCGAAAGCGATGAACCGCCGTCAGTATCATCTGTCGCTCAGCGTGCTGGAGCAGCTGCAGCTGGCAAAACCGGAAAACAGCCCGCGCCAGAACCAGGAGAAGCCGCCAGGCGCGCTGCTGATCTCTTCGCTGATTGTCGTGCCGATTGTGCTGATCGTGGTCGGGACGCTGGCGCATACCGTGCTGCCGGAAGGCAATACGCTGCGCCAGCTGTTAACCCTGATCGGTACGCCAGCGATTGCGCTGCTGATTGCGCTGGCGCTATCGGCCTGGCTGCTCGGTCTGCGCCGTGGCTGGAGCCGTGACAAGCTGAGCGATATGCTGGACCGCGCAATCCCCAGCTCTGCCGGAGTGATCCTGGTGGCGGGCGCCGGTGGGGCATTCGGTAAGGTGCTGGTGGAGTCCGGGGTGGGTAAAGCGCTGGCGCTGTCGCTGGAAACCATTCATCTGCCGCTGATCCCCGCTGCGTTTATTCTGTCGCTGGCGCTGCGCGCTTCGCAGGGGTCCGCGACCGTGGCGATCCTCACCACCAGCGGTCTGCTGACCCAGGCGGTAGCGGGCATTAGCGATATTCAGCTGGTGCTTGTCACGCTCTCGGCCTGCTTTGGTGCGCTGGGCCTGTCGCACGTCAATGATGCCGGCTTCTGGGTGGTGACGCGCTATCTCGGCCTGTCCGTGGCCGACGGTCTGAAAACCTGGACCGTGCTGACTACCGCGATGGGGCTGACCGGTTTTGTACTGGTGTGGCTGCTGTCAGCGCTGCTGTAA
- a CDS encoding aspartate aminotransferase family protein, which produces MSMNEEQLLSDEARYCSHGDTVHYVNPPKIFERCQGSYLFDAQGTPYLDLQMWYSAVNFGYANPRLDNALKKQIDVLPQLASQYLHPTKIELSKVIAQDMERKFGLPGRVHFNVGGSQSVDDSLKLVRNFTHGKSRMFAFEGGYHGRTLGASAITSSYRYRRRFGHFGERAQFIPFPYPFRRQRGMTAEEYAEKLVADFARLFENEYHGVWDPRVREAEFAAFYIEPIQGTGGYVIPPRNFFPALKKVLDEHGILLVVDEIQMGFYRTGKLWSVEHFGITPDVLIFGKALTNGLNPLAGIWAREEMINPQIFPVGSTHSTFASNPLGTAVGLEVMQMLAEKDYEKQVSEKGAYFLEGLKTLQRQHKEIGDVDGLGLALRAELCQADGFTPDKALLDKMVDIGLSGTLEYQGQKTGLVLDVGGYYKNVITFAPSLEISRAEIDQAITLLDQALTRAKQQR; this is translated from the coding sequence ATGAGCATGAATGAAGAGCAGCTGTTATCAGATGAAGCCAGGTACTGTTCGCACGGTGATACCGTCCACTATGTTAATCCCCCCAAAATCTTTGAACGCTGCCAGGGCAGTTATCTGTTTGATGCCCAGGGAACCCCTTATCTGGACCTGCAGATGTGGTACTCCGCCGTCAATTTCGGCTATGCCAATCCCCGTCTCGACAACGCGCTGAAAAAACAGATCGATGTTCTGCCACAGCTGGCGAGCCAGTATCTGCACCCGACAAAAATTGAGCTGTCGAAGGTGATTGCTCAGGATATGGAGCGCAAATTTGGCCTGCCGGGCCGGGTGCATTTTAACGTGGGCGGGTCGCAGTCCGTTGATGACTCGCTGAAGCTGGTGCGCAATTTCACCCACGGCAAAAGCCGGATGTTTGCTTTTGAAGGCGGCTATCACGGGCGTACGCTCGGCGCTTCTGCCATCACCTCCAGCTATCGTTACCGTCGCCGCTTCGGCCACTTTGGTGAACGCGCCCAGTTTATTCCCTTTCCCTACCCATTCCGCCGTCAAAGAGGGATGACGGCGGAAGAGTATGCCGAGAAGCTGGTGGCCGATTTTGCCCGCCTGTTTGAAAATGAGTATCACGGCGTCTGGGACCCCAGGGTGCGCGAAGCGGAATTTGCGGCTTTTTATATTGAGCCGATTCAGGGCACGGGCGGTTACGTTATTCCACCGCGCAATTTCTTCCCGGCGCTGAAAAAAGTGCTGGATGAGCACGGTATTTTGCTGGTGGTGGATGAGATCCAGATGGGCTTTTACCGCACCGGTAAACTGTGGTCGGTGGAACACTTTGGTATAACGCCGGACGTGCTGATCTTCGGCAAAGCGCTGACCAACGGACTGAACCCGCTCGCCGGAATTTGGGCACGCGAAGAGATGATCAATCCGCAGATCTTCCCGGTGGGTTCCACCCACTCCACCTTTGCCTCTAATCCGCTGGGAACGGCGGTGGGGCTGGAAGTGATGCAGATGCTGGCCGAGAAGGATTATGAAAAGCAGGTATCAGAAAAAGGCGCTTATTTCCTGGAGGGGCTCAAAACCCTGCAGCGCCAGCATAAAGAGATCGGTGATGTCGATGGTCTCGGCCTGGCCCTGCGCGCCGAGCTGTGCCAGGCCGATGGCTTTACCCCGGATAAAGCGCTGCTCGACAAAATGGTGGATATTGGTCTCTCCGGCACGCTGGAGTACCAGGGGCAGAAAACCGGACTGGTGCTGGATGTCGGCGGCTACTATAAAAATGTCATCACCTTCGCACCCTCACTGGAAATCAGTCGGGCGGAGATTGACCAGGCCATAACGCTGCTCGACCAGGCATTGACCCGCGCCAAACAGCAGCGCTAA
- the ygbI gene encoding DNA-binding transcriptional repressor YgbI — MIPIERHQQILTLVQERGVVSIAELTERLAVSHMTIRRDLQKLEEQGAVLLVSGGVRSTERLSSEPSHLDKTSMFSQEKQAIGAAAARHIPRNSCIYLDAGTTTLALARELGARDDLLVITNDFVIANFLIDTSQCRMIHTGGTLCRDNRSCVGDAAAQSLRGLSVDIAFISASCWGPRGIFTPDEEKIAVKRAVNEVSSKRVLLADSSKYNKIATFLALPLTRFDSIITDPHLASAARQELNTLDVGVIIAE, encoded by the coding sequence ATGATCCCGATTGAACGTCATCAACAAATTCTCACGCTGGTACAGGAGCGCGGTGTGGTCAGCATCGCCGAGCTGACCGAGCGCCTTGCCGTCTCGCATATGACCATCCGCCGCGACCTGCAAAAGCTGGAGGAACAGGGTGCCGTGCTGCTGGTCTCCGGCGGCGTACGTTCCACCGAGCGCCTGTCGAGCGAGCCTTCGCACCTTGATAAAACCAGCATGTTCAGCCAGGAGAAGCAGGCTATCGGTGCTGCCGCTGCGCGCCATATTCCCCGCAACAGCTGCATCTACCTGGATGCCGGGACCACGACGCTGGCGCTGGCGCGGGAGCTGGGCGCGCGTGACGACCTGCTGGTGATCACCAACGATTTTGTCATCGCCAATTTCCTTATCGATACCAGCCAGTGCCGTATGATCCATACCGGCGGCACGCTGTGCCGCGATAACCGCTCCTGCGTCGGCGATGCGGCTGCGCAGTCTCTGCGCGGGCTGTCGGTTGATATCGCCTTTATCTCGGCTTCCTGCTGGGGGCCGCGCGGCATCTTCACGCCTGACGAAGAGAAAATTGCCGTCAAGCGGGCGGTGAACGAGGTCAGCAGCAAACGCGTCCTGCTGGCGGACAGTTCGAAATACAACAAGATTGCCACGTTTCTCGCGCTGCCGCTGACGCGTTTTGACAGCATCATCACCGATCCACATCTTGCCAGCGCGGCCCGTCAGGAACTGAATACGCTGGACGTCGGCGTGATCATTGCGGAGTGA